A portion of the Desulfovibrio oxyclinae DSM 11498 genome contains these proteins:
- a CDS encoding AAA family ATPase, which yields MNNTKVIRNLTGKIQFDPKTIFAEGRERAHVISSLLDDFFQPLTAHIQLEEKVSIMMRQGYVGRNLADGSLNTHMQNGYERVMTGELDAFKFEHAKSTASSLSLIGCSGSGKTTTIARIFATYPQVIYHEEYNFTQITYLKVDCPHDGTLKNLCIQFFREIDRVLHTDYETKYTGKRHGVEKLLAMMSQVANLHAIGVLIIDEIQHLDRRRSGGVAKMLNFFVTLVNTIGLPVIFVGTPKAIPIFEKDLRSARRGAGLGALIWEPMKEPESSIRAQKEWQAFTDRLWKYQWLQKRDEKLSEDLRARWFDLSQGVLDIVVKLFVLSQLRAISTGTERITPRLMQQVYRDELKPVHPMLAALRSGDPERIAEYSDLIVPNIDQKLLELTATIKCQAPLIQKAAPLEGNSQAQRLYNLLVGMDCDEEIVPSLVEKILDEHPNLSTSQMIAMALERYEAPRKSSKLQKCKLLPQRKWHTLDSEDLRFMFSQGGPEEMYEQFEKRSLIFDVENWLSKSG from the coding sequence GGATGATTTCTTCCAACCACTCACGGCCCATATCCAGCTCGAAGAGAAAGTGTCGATTATGATGAGGCAGGGGTATGTCGGAAGGAATCTGGCAGATGGCTCACTCAATACCCATATGCAGAATGGGTACGAGAGGGTCATGACGGGAGAACTGGATGCCTTTAAGTTCGAACACGCAAAATCAACAGCTTCAAGCCTTTCATTGATCGGCTGTTCTGGGAGTGGGAAGACAACTACTATTGCGCGTATTTTTGCGACCTACCCGCAAGTCATTTATCACGAAGAGTATAATTTCACGCAGATAACCTATCTCAAGGTTGATTGCCCTCATGACGGGACATTGAAGAACCTGTGTATTCAGTTTTTCAGGGAGATCGACCGGGTTCTTCATACTGACTATGAGACAAAATATACCGGCAAGCGGCATGGTGTAGAAAAGCTTCTGGCTATGATGAGTCAGGTTGCTAATCTTCATGCGATCGGAGTGCTTATCATTGATGAGATACAACACTTGGATCGCCGGCGTTCCGGTGGCGTGGCCAAGATGCTGAATTTTTTTGTCACGCTCGTTAATACGATTGGCCTGCCAGTCATATTCGTTGGGACGCCCAAAGCCATCCCCATCTTTGAGAAAGATTTGCGTTCAGCAAGGCGCGGGGCTGGTCTTGGTGCGCTGATATGGGAGCCAATGAAAGAACCCGAATCAAGCATCAGAGCTCAGAAAGAGTGGCAGGCGTTCACTGATAGGCTCTGGAAGTATCAATGGCTTCAAAAGCGTGATGAGAAACTCAGCGAAGACCTGCGTGCCCGCTGGTTTGATCTGTCGCAAGGGGTGTTGGACATAGTCGTCAAGCTCTTTGTACTGTCTCAGCTCCGTGCTATTTCAACCGGCACAGAGCGTATTACTCCAAGACTTATGCAGCAGGTGTATCGTGACGAACTAAAACCAGTACACCCTATGTTGGCAGCATTGCGATCTGGAGATCCTGAGCGAATTGCCGAATACTCTGATCTTATTGTCCCCAATATCGATCAGAAATTGCTTGAACTGACGGCTACGATCAAGTGTCAGGCGCCGCTTATTCAGAAGGCTGCGCCCTTGGAAGGCAATTCTCAAGCGCAACGGCTGTATAACCTGCTCGTCGGGATGGATTGCGATGAAGAGATCGTTCCTTCTCTTGTTGAGAAAATTCTGGACGAGCATCCCAATCTCTCAACGTCCCAAATGATCGCAATGGCCCTAGAGAGATACGAAGCTCCGCGTAAGTCTAGTAAGCTTCAAAAGTGCAAGTTACTTCCGCAAAGAAAGTGGCATACCCTTGACTCCGAAGATCTCCGTTTCATGTTTTCTCAGGGTGGTCCTGAAGAAATGTATGAGCAGTTTGAGAAGCGTTCCCTGATCTTTGATGTGGAAAACTGGCTGAGCAAGTCAGGGTAA